In Aegilops tauschii subsp. strangulata cultivar AL8/78 chromosome 3, Aet v6.0, whole genome shotgun sequence, one genomic interval encodes:
- the LOC123493441 gene encoding E3 ubiquitin-protein ligase SINA-like 7 produces MDSSNSNKRRGEAPREGDRWMDVRILKETLDCTVCFEHFSTEIYQCSVGHFICSSCRDKILDKKCPTCSIKTSFNHCFGMEHVVRSVAFPCSNAKYGCREGHAHWRSCGFAGPTKVLLDHFTTQHKCPSTTLPDSGTLSLCLQPGLHVVKCTGNSYFFLLSMASEPYGHAISAVCVQPNMTESKFTCNMSYDCITTGCCGSASCHIRSSSLSDGLPTVYDLILPKGKVFDDANGIMLRASIHHQPLSLSRSCFQGNGLTPAFHETPDTYHDVMVMRRIIHLYVSADPVFEERPRLLLFNEVPILMMMMMMMMMLMNGLRG; encoded by the exons ATGGACAGCAGCAACTCCAACAAGAGGAGAGGCGAAGCTCCGAGAGAGGGAGACCGCTGGATGGATGTCAGAATATTGAAGGAGACCCTTGACTGCACAGTCTGCTTTGAGCACTTCAGCACTGAGATTTATCAG TGTTCTGTGGGGCATTTCATATGCTCGTCTTGCCGCGACAAGATACTGGACAAGAAGTGCCCCACGTGCTCTATCAAAACTTCCTTCAACCACTGCTTTGGGATGGAACATGTTGTCCGGTCAGTTGCATTTCCTTGCTCCAATGCCAAGTATGGATGCAGAGAGGGTCACGCACATTGGCGGA GTTGTGGCTTCGCTGGACCCACAAAGGTGCTCCTGGACCATTTCACCACCCAGCACAAGTGTCCGTCGACAACCCTCCCAGACTCTGGCACGCTGTCTCTCTGCTTACAACCGGGTTTACATGTTGTGAAGTGCACCGGGAACAGCTACTTTTTCTTGCTCAGCATGGCATCAGAGCCTTACGGACATGCCATCTCAGCCGTCTGCGTCCAACCAAACATGACAGAATCCAAGTTCACATGTAATATGAGTTACGACTGCATAACGACGGGCTGTTGTGGAAGTGCAAGCTGCCACATAAGGAGCTCTTCACTCTCTGATGGGCTTCCGACAGTGTATGACTTAATACTTCCCAAGGGAAAGGTTTTTGATGATGCAAACGGTATCATGCTTAGAGCTAGCATTCATCATCAACCTTTAAGCCTCAGCAGATCTTGTTTTCAAGGAAATGGCCTGACTCCTGCTTTTCACGAAACGCCCGATACTTACCATGATGTGATGGTGATGAGGAGGATAATACACCTTTACGTCTCAGCAGATCCTGTCTTCGAGGAAAGACCCCGACTCCTGCTGTTCAACGAAGTCCCGATacttatgatgatgatgatgatgatgatgatgttgatgaatGGTTTGCGAGGATGA
- the LOC109739188 gene encoding uncharacterized protein isoform X2, whose protein sequence is MSTPKIIVHGSGDELQEGDEDHHPDVEAGDGGGTTTTSSTRVAAPGRERLVSLDVFRGITVALMIIVDDVGGLIPKISHSPWDGATLADFVFPFFLFVVGISLAFAYKRVSNRVSATKKAVLRAGKLFLLGLLLQGGFFHNIHDLTYGVDIGKIRLMGVLQRIAMAYLVVALCEIWLRDGREDGIGSGYAIIRKYRCQLLVGLVLTSTYTVILYCLPVSDWVYNVTSSDSTMKHFVVKCGVRGHTGPGCNVVGMIDRSIFGIQHLYTRPVYLKTEWCSIDSPNNGPLPSDAAPWCEAPFDPEGLLSSLMAIVTCLVGLQFGHVIIHFKEHDERMVRWSLSALSLLALGFSLDLFGLRMNKSLYSLSYTCVTAGTAGLFFTGIYLLVDVYGYKRPVLPMELMGKHALMIFVLVACNVAPILLQGFYWRVPNNNLLKLIGTGN, encoded by the exons ATGTCGACTCCGAAGATCATCGTCCATGGCAGTGGTGACGAGCTTCAGGAAGGAGACGAGGATCACCACCCCGACGTCGAGGCGGGTGACGGCGGTGGCACAACGACGACGAGCAGTACACGGGTGGCGGCGCCGGGGCGGGAGCGCCTCGTGTCGCTCGACGTCTTCAGGGGGATCACCGTTGCG CTCATGATCATTGTCGATGATGTTGGTGGTCTAATTCCAAAGATAAGCCACTCACCATGGGATGGCGCCACACTAGCGGATTTTGTGTTCCCCTTCTTCCTCTTCGTCGTGGGAATCTCATTGGCCTTCGCCTACAAA AGGGTGTCAAATAGAGTGTCGGCAACCAAGAAGGCCGTGCTCAGAGCTGGAAAGCTCTTTCTTCTAGGCCTCTTGCTTCAAG GTGGCTTCTTCCACAACATACATGATCTTACATATGGGGTTGATATTGGCAAGATACGGTTAATGGGTGTCTTACAG AGAATTGCAATGGCATACCTAGTGGTGGCACTATGCGAGATCTGGCTACGGGATGGTAGAGAAGATGGCATAGGCTCTGGCTATGCAATAATCAGAAAATACCGATGCCAGCT TCTTGTGGGTTTAGTCCTCACATCCACATACACGGTGATTTTGTACTGTTTGCCCGTGTCGGACTGGGTGTATAATGTCACATCATCGGACTCAACCATGAAGCATTTTGTG GTGAAATGTGGAGTTAGAGGGCATACAGGACCAGGTTGCAATGTCGTTGGCATGATCGATCGAAGTATATTTGGAATCCAGCATCTTTATACACGGCCGGTCTATCTCAAAACAGAG TGGTGCAGCATCGACTCCCCCAACAACGGACCACTCCCGTCTGACGCGGCACCATGGTGTGAAGCCCCTTTCGATCCAGAGGGCCTCCTAAG CTCCTTGATGGCAATAGTCACCTGCTTGGTCGGGCTTCAATTCGGACATGTCATCATCCACTTTAAa GAGCATGATGAGAGAATGGTGCGGTGGTCCCTCTCGGCGTTGAGCTTATTGGCTCTAGGCTTCTCACTCGACTTGTTTG GGCTGCGTATGAACAAGTCACTATACAGTCTTAGCTACACATGTGTAACCGCCGGCACAGCTGGCCTTTTCTTCACCGGGATCTATCTGTTG GTGGACGTGTACGGTTACAAGAGGCCGGTTCTCCCAATGGAGTTGATGGGAAAGCATGCCCTAATGATTTTTGTTCTGGTAGCATGCAACGTCGCGCCAATCCTGCTCCAGGGGTTCTACTGGAGGGTACCAAATAATAACCTT TTGAAACTCATTGGAACAGGCAATTGA
- the LOC109739188 gene encoding uncharacterized protein isoform X1: MSTPKIIVHGSGDELQEGDEDHHPDVEAGDGGGTTTTSSTRVAAPGRERLVSLDVFRGITVALMIIVDDVGGLIPKISHSPWDGATLADFVFPFFLFVVGISLAFAYKRVSNRVSATKKAVLRAGKLFLLGLLLQGGFFHNIHDLTYGVDIGKIRLMGVLQRIAMAYLVVALCEIWLRDGREDGIGSGYAIIRKYRCQLLVGLVLTSTYTVILYCLPVSDWVYNVTSSDSTMKHFVVKCGVRGHTGPGCNVVGMIDRSIFGIQHLYTRPVYLKTEWCSIDSPNNGPLPSDAAPWCEAPFDPEGLLSSLMAIVTCLVGLQFGHVIIHFKEHDERMVRWSLSALSLLALGFSLDLFGLRMNKSLYSLSYTCVTAGTAGLFFTGIYLLVDVYGYKRPVLPMELMGKHALMIFVLVACNVAPILLQGFYWRVPNNNLVRHLNSLQCLLFQEFLFDTN; this comes from the exons ATGTCGACTCCGAAGATCATCGTCCATGGCAGTGGTGACGAGCTTCAGGAAGGAGACGAGGATCACCACCCCGACGTCGAGGCGGGTGACGGCGGTGGCACAACGACGACGAGCAGTACACGGGTGGCGGCGCCGGGGCGGGAGCGCCTCGTGTCGCTCGACGTCTTCAGGGGGATCACCGTTGCG CTCATGATCATTGTCGATGATGTTGGTGGTCTAATTCCAAAGATAAGCCACTCACCATGGGATGGCGCCACACTAGCGGATTTTGTGTTCCCCTTCTTCCTCTTCGTCGTGGGAATCTCATTGGCCTTCGCCTACAAA AGGGTGTCAAATAGAGTGTCGGCAACCAAGAAGGCCGTGCTCAGAGCTGGAAAGCTCTTTCTTCTAGGCCTCTTGCTTCAAG GTGGCTTCTTCCACAACATACATGATCTTACATATGGGGTTGATATTGGCAAGATACGGTTAATGGGTGTCTTACAG AGAATTGCAATGGCATACCTAGTGGTGGCACTATGCGAGATCTGGCTACGGGATGGTAGAGAAGATGGCATAGGCTCTGGCTATGCAATAATCAGAAAATACCGATGCCAGCT TCTTGTGGGTTTAGTCCTCACATCCACATACACGGTGATTTTGTACTGTTTGCCCGTGTCGGACTGGGTGTATAATGTCACATCATCGGACTCAACCATGAAGCATTTTGTG GTGAAATGTGGAGTTAGAGGGCATACAGGACCAGGTTGCAATGTCGTTGGCATGATCGATCGAAGTATATTTGGAATCCAGCATCTTTATACACGGCCGGTCTATCTCAAAACAGAG TGGTGCAGCATCGACTCCCCCAACAACGGACCACTCCCGTCTGACGCGGCACCATGGTGTGAAGCCCCTTTCGATCCAGAGGGCCTCCTAAG CTCCTTGATGGCAATAGTCACCTGCTTGGTCGGGCTTCAATTCGGACATGTCATCATCCACTTTAAa GAGCATGATGAGAGAATGGTGCGGTGGTCCCTCTCGGCGTTGAGCTTATTGGCTCTAGGCTTCTCACTCGACTTGTTTG GGCTGCGTATGAACAAGTCACTATACAGTCTTAGCTACACATGTGTAACCGCCGGCACAGCTGGCCTTTTCTTCACCGGGATCTATCTGTTG GTGGACGTGTACGGTTACAAGAGGCCGGTTCTCCCAATGGAGTTGATGGGAAAGCATGCCCTAATGATTTTTGTTCTGGTAGCATGCAACGTCGCGCCAATCCTGCTCCAGGGGTTCTACTGGAGGGTACCAAATAATAACCTTGTAAGGCACCTGAATTCTCTTCAATGCCTTCTTTTCCAGGAATTTCTTTTTGATACTAATTAA